From the genome of Bubalus kerabau isolate K-KA32 ecotype Philippines breed swamp buffalo chromosome 13, PCC_UOA_SB_1v2, whole genome shotgun sequence:
ccagtccatcctaaaggaaatcagtcctgagtgttcactggaaggtctgatgctgaagctgaaactccaatactctgggccacttgatgtgaagaactgactcatttgaaaagaccctgatgctgggaaagattgaaggcaggaggagaaggggaggacagagaatgagatggttggatggcatcaccgactcaatgcacttgagtttgagtaaactccgggagctggtgatgggcagggaggcctggcgtgctgcagtccatggggccgcaaagagttggacacaacgagcgactgaactgaagtgaactgaaaaagGACCGAAATCCTAACTATAACATTCGCATTCCTCCTGGGCACAGAACCCCTTCTCTCCGAGTGCACGTGGAGAGAACGAACAGCAACTGTAAACGAGTATTCGGGCCTGCGCCTGACGACATCGGCGAGCGTGAGAGACCGCGAAGAGGAGTAACCGCCAGGGCGCGACTCCTCGCCGCGACCAGGAGGAGGGTGAGGGCTTACCGCTCCGGGTTCCTCCGGTTTCCGGCCGGGTTAACTGGACGGAAATAGTTTCAGAAATGGAACACAGCCCCCGTCCCCACCCCCAATTCTCTTCTAACAGCAAGAATAACCAATCTTCCTCCGCTCCCCCAAGTCCCGCCCTTTCACCCGCCCGGCTCCGGAGAAGAACCCACAACCCCCAGAAAGCCGCCGAGCGCGACGCCGTACCGGGCGGTGGAAGTAGACGTGCCGGAAAGTCGTGTGCCGGCAGGTCGTAAAGCGCGCGCGTCTTCCGGTTAACGACAGCCGTGCCGAACGTTCCCTCCAGCAGCCGCCCCCCGGTAAGCGTCTCCGCCGGACTCTTGGTAGTTCTGTTTTCTCCCCGCTTCCCGGCCACGGTTTTCTGTGGTCGCCGTCTTCACTCCTGCATCATGTTCAAGAAatttgatgaaaaagaaaacGTGTCGAACTGTATCCAGTTGAAAACTTCCGTTATTAAGGGCATTAAGAACCAGTTGATGGAGCAGTTTCCCGGCATCGAACCGTGGCTGAACCAAATCATGCCAAAGAAGGATCCGGTCAAAATAGTGCGATGCCACGAGCACATAGAAATCCTCACGGTGAACGGGGAGCTGCTGTTCTTCAGGCAAAGGGAAGGGCCTTTCTACCCAACGCTGAGGTTGCTGCACAAGTATCCGTTCATCCTGCCCCGCCAGCAGGTGGACAAGGGAGCCATCAAGTTCGTGCTCAGCGGAGCCAACATCATGTGCCCAGGCCTGACCTCGCCGGGGGCCCGCCTCTTCCCCGCCGCAGTGGACACGGTGGTGGCGATCATGGCGGAGGGAAAGCAGCACGCTCTGTGCGTGGGCGTCATGAAGATGTCCGCGGACGAGATCGAGAAAGTCAACAAAGGAATCGGCATCGAGAACATCCATTACCTCAATGACGGGCTGTGGCACATGAAGACGTACAAGTGAGCCTGGGAGGACTCGCGCCTGGTGCCCCGCGGACCTCGTGCCCAGCCTGTGTCCGAGTGACGCCAGGGAGGCCACTCCTCAGTGCTTAAGACATTCAGAGGACACTAGAAAAGGAGAAAGGCCAAGTAAAAGTTTTGGAACGAACctctctgtctgtgtgtgtgtgtcatttgtCTGTGTGCCTGTGAGTGTGTTTGTGTCCACGGCGGAGGTCAGTTTAGATTTCCTGTCTTGTTGGTCTAAGGAGGTATTCGTTGGAACAGGCTCATTATCTCCCTCAGAAATGTAGATTTCAAAGTCAAGAGCGTGCACTTGATAGACCCAAGTGAGTGAAAAGGTAGGGGAAGAAAATggcgaggggcttccctggtggtccagggattaagactgccgcttccattgcaggggcctCAGATtccattcctggtcggggaagcTAAGAACATTCTCTGAGGCCAAAAAAACTGAGTAGAGAGAGGCCCGAAACAACTCTATTCATACTACTGCTTTAAGAGGTGAATACTAGAAACAAAATCCGGTACAAAGAAAACTTCAGACTTTGTTGGTTGTCCACCCAACAAACATTATTCCCGCTTTTTCCTTCTTGGTGGTGGAAATGTGGGTCCATCCCTTGTCTACAGGAGTCTGGAAAATGGTCATTAGTCCAGGCTTATCATGGTGGGTGGTCTATTTCCCTATGAGATGGACTCATTTGTGGGTTGGCATGGGGCCTACGGCTAAGCAGGATCTTATGTTTAGGAAAAAGAGGGTCCTTCCTCCCCTGGTTTTGAGTCATTTATAGCCAGGTGTGTGACCTGCGTTAGGAGgggctactaaaaaaaaaaaaaaatgcttggggAGAAACTCTCCCTACCTTGTATGGCGAATGATTTTGTTCttgctaaacacacacacacacacacacacaccccttgatAATAGTCTGAAGGTGGTTAtgttgaaaatagaaaataatagtgCCCTTATTGATTTATGAACTGTTGATTAATCAACTATTCAGACTTCTTAAGGGATGTGACTAAAttctgtgaaatgaaaaaaattttcttgtAGATTGCTTCATTTTTACTTAAGTTTTCTGAAATTTAAATCTATAAAGAGCTCAATTTTTATAGGGAGGCATCATAGACAcccaactgaaaaatattttaagtgggGATAAAATAGGTCAGCTGAAAAATTCACTGGTGTCCTTCATATGAGCAGTTTCAGTGAAATGCACATGAATGCTAGATAAATTGCAGTAGATTTAGGGGTGAAAGGGGGAAGAGTAGGTTAAGATGTCAGAGTCCACACTTAATGTTATTACTTAGAGAATTTGGGGAATTGAAAGGTGGGTGAAAGAAGGTTGTAGTCAAGATACTCTGTTTTGGAGCTTATTTGCTGTTGTTATCttaattgtgtttttttcttttttctttcttgtggcaTGTTTGTTAGTGGGCTGAGTATATTTGTATGCTGAGGGGAGAGATTGACTAAAAGAGGAATGCTTAGTGGGGATGTAGTCAGTGGAATAGGAGAGCAGGAAGGAGTGGCCCCAGAAGCAGGGGTGGAGGATGGCCTCTGTCCTCAGAGATCTGCACATTCGGGTTGTCTCCTTTCACCACAGGCTTGTCATGGAACAGCTCTTAAACACTCCTCTTCAAAACACTGTTTTTCTCCTCAAAAGAATAGGGCTTTTGCCCCTATTAATTCTCCACCCCTGTCAGCAACAACTCTGGTCACTGGTGGATCACAGTGGAGGGTCTCATGATGATCCCTCTGGAGCACTCACACCTCCGATGAACACCAATGGAGACAGTCAAGCCAGCAGCCTCACAGTTTTTTTTAACGTACTCTGATGATCTCCACCAAACGCTGAACACAGACTTTCTGGATCTGCTCTAAGCTGCCTTCTTTCAGATCTCTTTAATTCTCTTTCTTCCGTTCCCCCCGGCTCATCTGATCCTATTGGATGCTATAGATATCCTTTTTGAACAACTCAGGATGGAAAGCCTGTATACACATTGGAAATCAGATGGAGGTCAAGAATTCTATGAATTTCATGAAATTTCAGGAAaaattggtgtgtgtgtatgtgtgtgtgtgtgtgtatagataacTGTGCTTGGGAAATTATTGTCTACATTGATCATGTGTTTAAGGTGATCTGTGAGCCTAAAGGGTATTGTGAGTGATTAGAAGAGGTTACTCTCTACTTTCTTTCTGCTACTGGCAGGGCCTCGTTCAATGAT
Proteins encoded in this window:
- the LOC129625610 gene encoding malignant T-cell-amplified sequence 1-like, which codes for MFKKFDEKENVSNCIQLKTSVIKGIKNQLMEQFPGIEPWLNQIMPKKDPVKIVRCHEHIEILTVNGELLFFRQREGPFYPTLRLLHKYPFILPRQQVDKGAIKFVLSGANIMCPGLTSPGARLFPAAVDTVVAIMAEGKQHALCVGVMKMSADEIEKVNKGIGIENIHYLNDGLWHMKTYK